The Buteo buteo chromosome 23, bButBut1.hap1.1, whole genome shotgun sequence genome includes a window with the following:
- the LOC142043647 gene encoding tubulin alpha-1C chain-like codes for MRECISVHVGQAGVQIGNACWELYCLEHGIQPNGTMPSDKTVGGGDDSFNTFFSETGAGKHVPRAVFVDLEPAVIDEVRNGTYKQLFHPEQLISGKEDAANNYARGHYTVGKEIIDLVLERIRKLSDQCTGLQGFLIFHSFGGGTGSGFTSLLMERLSVDYGKKSKLEFAIYPAPQVSTAVVEPYNSILTTHTTLEHSDCAFMVDNEAIYDICRRNLDIERPTYTNLNRLIGQIVSSITASLRFDGALNVDLTEFQTNLVPYPRIHFPLVTYSPIISAEKAYHEQLSVSEITNACFEPSNQMVKCDPRHGKYMACCMLYRGDVVPKDVNAAIAAIKTKRTIQFVDWCPTGFKVGINYQPPTVVPGGDLAKVQRAVCMLSNTTAIAEAWARLDHKFDLMYAKRAFVHWYVGEGMEEGEFSEAREDLAALEKDYEEVGTDSMDGEDEGEEY; via the exons ATG CGTGAGTGCATCTCAGTCCATGTTGGTCAAGCTGGTGTGCAGATTGGCAATGCATGCTGGGAGCTCTACTGCCTGGAGCATGGCATCCAGCCCAATGGTACCATGCCAAGTGATAAAACCGTTGGTGGAGGTGATGATTCCTTTAACACGTTCTTCAGTGAGACCGGTGCAGGAAAACATGTCCCTCGTGCTGTGTTTGTGGACCTTGAACCAGCAGTAATAG ATGAAGTTAGGAATGGGACATACAAGCAACTCTTTCATCCTGAACAACTGATATCTGGTAAAGAAGATGCTGCAAATAACTATGCTCGAGGTCACTACACAGTTGGGAAAGAGATAATTGATCTAGTTCTAGAGCGTATCAGGAAACTG tctgATCAATGCACTGGCTTGCAGGGTTTCCTGATTTTCCACAGTTTTGGGGGAGGCACTGGCTCAGGTTTTACTTCTCTGCTAATGGAGCGCCTGTCAGTTGACTAtgggaaaaaatcaaaattggAATTTGCCATCTACCCTGCACCACAGGTCTCAACAGCTGTTGTTGAGCCGTACAACTCCATCCTGACTACCCACACCACTCTGGAGCATTCCGACTGTGCCTTTATGGTTGACAATGAGGCCATCTATGACATTTGCCGTAGGAATCTGGACATCGAACGCCCAACCTACACCAATCTCAATCGCCTCATTGGTCAGATAGTCTCTTCCATTACTGCTTCCCTCAGATTCGATGGTGCCTTAAATGTGGATCTTACTGAATTTCAAACTAACTTGGTGCCTTACCCTCGTATCCACTTCCCATTGGTAACATATTCCCCGATCATTTCGGCAGAGAAAGCCTATCATGAGCAACTCTCTGTGTCTGAGATAACCAATGCCTGCTTTGAGCCATCCAATCAGATGGTGAAGTGTGACCCTCGCCATGGCAAGTACATGGCCTGTTGTATGCTGTATCGTGGGGATGTTGTCCCCAAGGATGTCAATGCTGCTATTGCTGCTATCAAAACCAAGCGCACAATCCAGTTTGTGGACTGGTGCCCTACTGGTTTTAAG GTTGGCATCAATTACCAGCCACCAACAGTGGTTCCTGGTGGTGACCTAGCCAAAGTCCAGCGGGCAGTGTGCATGCTGAGCAACACTACAGCCATTGCTGAGGCATGGGCTCGTCTAGACCACAAGTTTGATCTGATGTATGCCAAACGTGCCTTTGTTCACTGGTATGTTGGagaagggatggaggaggggGAGTTCTCAGAGGCTCGGGAAGATTTGGCTGCACTTGAGAAAGATTATGAAGAAGTGGGCACAGACTCAATGGATGGAGAAGATGAAGGTGAAGAATATTAA